One genomic window of Cannabis sativa cultivar Pink pepper isolate KNU-18-1 chromosome 2, ASM2916894v1, whole genome shotgun sequence includes the following:
- the LOC133034093 gene encoding uncharacterized protein LOC133034093, with protein MARFLSNGRFVAELNRTFIVMIPKRSNAAMFDDYRPISLCNTTYKIISKLLSNRIRKVLQNLISPNQSAFVKGRWIAENSIIAHEFQVLLNGGLTKSFAPRRGIRQGDPLSPYIFILCSEVLSRLLFAREESGSLEGVKVSRHGPAISHLICQLLRSEIVNSFGFKEMNEDEQFLGNPLFIHGNCVSKFKNVVDKVASRLEGWKAKLLSQSARSVLIQNVLQTVPLYSMAVFKLPVAIHNELDGISRRFWWTRDTGKSRYLSLVSWDSICKPKACGGLGFRKSGHNNICLLAKLAWMLAKEGDALWIKVLKGKYFPQTSFLAAGKKQNSSLVARGIWDAKQLIKDHAAWRVSFNSSRNLWDCDWVVFDGLRIGQGDLNPLESKSLFISDLVDRANGAWDLNSLSLSFSPKTVVNFQLIYPSDLASQDSLVWTASPSGEFSLKSAYWALKVLAAIFGNELGPCCLCDSPDANSTAHLFGDCDVVKKLWFLSKWGIRIEAFDLSDGRKVLHWMFNAPFIKDLEARAVTEFRLFAAVLFCKAWFFRNQAFHNGGSMPVELMSKLVGREFDSQWSLLSSNTDAFPSHQVTICS; from the exons ATGGCAA GATTTCTTTCGAACGGGCGGTTTGTGGCTGAGTTAAATCGTACTTTTATTGTGATGATTCCCAAGCGTTCGAATGCAGCTATGTTTGATGACTACAGGCCGATCAGTCTGTGCAATACTACTTATAAGATTATATCTAAGCTCCTCTCGAATAGGATTCGCAAGGTGTTGCAAAATCTGATTTCGCCTAATCAATCCGCGTTCGTCAAAGGGAGATGGATAGCCGAAAATTCCATTATAGCCCATGAG TTCCAAGTGTTGCTCAATGGGGGGCTTACCAAATCTTTCGCTCCAAGAAGAGGGATTCGGCAAGGCGATCCTTTGTCTCCCTATATCTTCATCTTGTGCTCGGAAGTGCTTTCTAGATTATTGTTTGCCAGAGAAGAGTCCGGGAGTTTGGAGGGGGTGAAAGTCTCGCGCCATGGTCCAGCTATCTCTCATTTGAT TTGCCAACTCCTTCGCTCGGAGATTGTTAATTCCTTCGGTTTCAAAGAGATGAATGAAGATGAGCAGTTCTTGGGCAATCCTCTTTTTATTCATGGTAATTGTGTGAGTAAATTCAAGAATGTCGTGGATAAGGTTGCAAGTCGGCTTGAAGGTTGGAAAGCTAAGCTCTTGTCGCAATCGGCTAGATCGGTTCTGATTCAAAACGTTCTTCAGACGGTCCCTTTGTATTCCATGGCGGTGTTTAAACTTCCAGTGGCCATTCATAACGAGCTTGACGGCATCTCTAGACGTTTCTGGTGGACTAGAGACACTGGGAAGAGTCGTTACTTGTCTCTAGTTTCTTGGGATAGTATTTGCAAACCCAAGGCTTGTGGGGGTCTCGGATTCAGAAAGTCTGGCCACAATAATATTTGTCTTCTGGCCAAATTGGCGTGGATGCTTGCTAAGGAAGGTGATGCCCTATGGATAAAGGTTTTAAAAGGGAAGTACTTCCCTCAGACGTCCTTTCTTGCAGCTGGTAAGAAACAAAATTCCTCCCTTGTGGCTAGGGGAATATGGGATGCTAAACAGTTAATTAAGGATCATGCCGCTTGGAGGGTTAGTTTTAACTCTTCTAGAAATCTGTGGGATTGTGATTGGGTGGTCTTTGATGGTTTGAGGATTGGTCAGGGAGATTTAAACCCCCTAGAATCGAAGAGTTTGTTTATCTCTGATCTTGTTGATCGGGCTAATGGGGCTTGGGACTTGAATTCGCTGTCGTTGTCCTTCTCTCCAAAGACTGTGGTGAATTTCCAATTGATTTATCCTTCTGATCTCGCCTCCCAGGACTCCCTGGTGTGGACTGCATCTCCAAGTGGTGAGTTCTCTCTGAAATCGGCCTATTGGGCTCTCAAGGT GTTGGCGGCTATTTTTGGCAATGAGTTGGGCCCGTGCTGTTTGTGTGATTCCCCGGATGCTAATTCTACTGCCCATCTTTTTGGGGATTGTGATGTGGTCAAGAAACTCTGGTTTCTCTCTAAGTGGGGAATTAGAATTGAGGCCTTTGATTTGAGCGATGGAAGGAAAGTGCTTCATTGGATGTTCAACGCTCCGTTCATCAAGGATTTAGAGGCTCGGGCGGTTACTGAGTTTAGATTATTTGCTGCTGTGTTGTTCTGTAAAGCTTGGTTCTTTCGCAACCAAGCTTTCCATAATGGTGGGTCTATGCCAGTGGAGTTGATGTCCAAACTTGTGGGCAGGGAATTCGACTCCCAGTGGAGTCTTCTTTCGAGCAATACGGATGCCTTTCCTTCGCACCAGGTTACTATATGCAGTTAA